The following are from one region of the Acidobacteriota bacterium genome:
- a CDS encoding ImmA/IrrE family metallo-endopeptidase has product MSNYCGDSACLNPLNFLPAPPVRDKFRQYEQLSLRIRSFAGLKSIHDRLDPYGLAKSAGLRVIAVEDIQGLSDKAKALLKSPDIAWSGGATPMLPDGSRIVILNPSQSQGRKAATLMEEVCHVLLGHTPSQISAGSQAQRTYNQQIEEEAYSVGAAALLPYRALLCSLLRKRSIRTIASQAGVTQSLVRYRIKILRLTSHLI; this is encoded by the coding sequence ATGTCGAATTATTGCGGCGACAGTGCATGTCTGAATCCGTTGAACTTCCTGCCCGCACCCCCGGTTCGCGATAAATTTCGCCAATACGAGCAATTATCGTTGCGCATTCGGTCGTTTGCAGGCTTGAAGAGCATACATGACAGGCTCGACCCGTATGGGTTGGCGAAATCGGCGGGATTGCGCGTGATCGCAGTGGAAGACATACAAGGGTTGAGTGATAAGGCTAAGGCCTTGCTCAAATCTCCAGACATTGCCTGGTCAGGTGGCGCAACGCCAATGTTACCGGATGGAAGCCGAATCGTGATCTTAAATCCCAGCCAAAGCCAGGGGCGAAAAGCTGCCACACTTATGGAGGAAGTTTGTCACGTTCTATTGGGCCATACTCCAAGCCAAATTTCGGCCGGCTCTCAAGCACAAAGAACTTACAACCAGCAAATTGAAGAGGAAGCGTATTCGGTTGGCGCAGCAGCTTTGTTGCCGTATCGCGCGCTTCTTTGCAGTCTTTTACGCAAGCGCTCAATTAGAACCATTGCCAGTCAAGCTGGGGTCACTCAATCGCTTGTTCGATACCGCATCAAGATATTGAGACTTACTTCTCACTTGATTTAG
- a CDS encoding helix-turn-helix transcriptional regulator, protein MHLDYPHQYPNMEVQNKSKRELQEIDDSDSLVNVAELGLFVKHKRERERLSLRAVAKQTQVSASTLSRIENNTGTPDAETLAKLSKWLSLPLDRIIGLQAVLESTAAQFAQGSIVEIVDAHLRADSNLKPEDAKTLNEVFRTLYMQYTTSK, encoded by the coding sequence ATGCATCTTGATTATCCACATCAATACCCAAATATGGAAGTGCAGAACAAATCAAAAAGGGAACTGCAGGAAATTGACGATTCAGATAGCCTTGTAAACGTTGCTGAGCTGGGCCTGTTTGTAAAACACAAACGCGAACGCGAGCGGCTTTCGCTCCGGGCTGTCGCCAAACAGACACAGGTCAGCGCCTCCACGCTATCACGGATCGAAAATAACACTGGAACTCCGGATGCTGAAACGTTGGCAAAACTGTCGAAATGGTTAAGTTTACCGTTGGATCGCATTATCGGACTCCAAGCCGTTCTGGAAAGCACCGCCGCACAATTTGCACAAGGTTCCATTGTAGAGATTGTTGACGCTCATCTTCGAGCAGATAGTAATTTGAAGCCTGAGGACGCCAAAACTCTCAACGAGGTATTCCGAACGCTTTATATGCAATACACCACCAGCAAATGA
- a CDS encoding RNA polymerase sigma factor, with protein sequence MLVNQSIETTFGVGSTDADVIQFTAPSLTTDDYLIEQTLSGDDTAYESLLRRHHKRVFSIARRFFRSRETVEDIVQETFSKAFFSLATYRRGASFDQWLAKIAVNNCYDELRRRKKRSESLITDLSDDEEYWLESKLSQSAFEIHLNENERGIAAEISAKLLACLSPEDRLVLTLLHAENDSIKEIAQTTGWSEAKVKIRAFRARHAMRKAFARLRKAEERKSRAIQEKPANEV encoded by the coding sequence ATGCTGGTCAATCAATCCATCGAAACTACTTTTGGTGTCGGCTCTACGGATGCTGATGTCATACAGTTTACGGCTCCGTCTTTGACCACAGATGATTACCTGATTGAACAAACCTTGAGCGGAGACGATACCGCTTATGAATCCTTGCTGCGAAGACACCATAAACGCGTCTTTTCAATCGCAAGAAGGTTTTTCAGGTCGCGCGAAACAGTCGAAGACATCGTTCAAGAAACGTTTTCAAAAGCGTTCTTTTCCTTGGCGACCTATCGTCGCGGAGCCTCTTTTGACCAATGGTTGGCAAAGATTGCGGTCAATAACTGTTATGACGAATTACGCAGACGTAAAAAACGAAGCGAATCGCTCATCACGGACCTGTCGGACGATGAAGAATACTGGCTTGAAAGCAAGCTTTCCCAGTCCGCGTTTGAGATTCACCTGAATGAAAACGAGCGAGGCATAGCGGCTGAAATCTCCGCAAAATTATTAGCCTGCTTGTCGCCCGAAGACAGGCTGGTTCTGACACTGCTGCACGCTGAAAATGATTCAATCAAGGAGATTGCCCAAACAACTGGATGGTCAGAAGCAAAAGTCAAAATTCGCGCCTTTCGGGCGCGTCATGCCATGCGAAAAGCTTTTGCCAGGTTGAGAAAAGCAGAAGAACGAAAATCGCGCGCGATTCAGGAGAAACCGGCAAATGAAGTGTAA
- a CDS encoding ABC transporter substrate-binding protein, with amino-acid sequence MKTLGNWFSALRLAFFLIAFAVLPFSSCRRASSGNELVMMLEKRVSTFDPRVSSDSADERMRQLIFNGLTRKNEKFDPVPDLAESFESSPDFKTFTFRLRQGVKFHNEQKLSALDVKYTFDTMLASGFASAKKVEFTREVAPGKPLLAAVEVSDPQTVIFRCNEACPGLPNQIVPVGIIPEGTTDQQAKKPVGTGPFKFESFTEDQEVVLAANAQYFGGAPSIEKLRVKIIPDNSTRESELRKGSVDLAINADFDPVTVEGLQKTEGLKVEMIDGTNITHLGVNLLDPILKDTRIRQALAYGIDREAIIRDVLRGQAKVANSILPTSQWAYEPNVTNYNYDPERAKQLLDQVGRTEKDGQRLKITLKTSTVSIAKKTAEAIQAQLAQIGVKLEIQTLERQKLTQDMTDGTFQLYLNTSVGGNQSTDIFGFMYSSKSVPPNGQNRMRYNNLFVDKLISESTLATLDRRKQIFSDLQKTLSNDLPQIYLWYPSTIVVHRNRVTNLKIEPSGDWQVVRNVKLN; translated from the coding sequence ATGAAAACCTTAGGCAACTGGTTCTCTGCCCTGCGGCTGGCTTTTTTTCTGATCGCATTCGCCGTACTTCCCTTTTCCTCCTGCCGCCGTGCCAGTTCCGGCAACGAATTGGTGATGATGCTGGAAAAACGTGTTTCCACATTTGACCCCCGCGTCAGTTCGGATTCCGCCGATGAACGAATGCGGCAACTGATTTTCAACGGCCTGACACGCAAAAACGAAAAGTTCGACCCCGTCCCGGATTTGGCGGAAAGCTTTGAATCTTCGCCGGATTTCAAAACCTTCACGTTCCGGTTGCGCCAGGGCGTGAAGTTTCATAACGAGCAGAAATTGTCAGCTCTGGACGTGAAATACACGTTTGACACCATGCTTGCCTCCGGCTTTGCCTCCGCCAAAAAGGTCGAATTCACACGCGAAGTCGCTCCTGGAAAACCATTGCTCGCCGCCGTCGAAGTCAGTGACCCGCAAACGGTAATCTTTCGCTGCAACGAAGCCTGCCCCGGTTTGCCCAATCAGATCGTTCCGGTTGGAATCATTCCTGAAGGCACCACCGATCAACAGGCCAAAAAACCTGTCGGAACCGGCCCATTCAAATTTGAAAGCTTCACGGAAGATCAGGAGGTCGTGCTGGCCGCAAACGCCCAATACTTTGGCGGAGCGCCGAGCATCGAAAAGCTTCGCGTCAAAATCATCCCCGACAACAGCACGCGCGAAAGCGAGCTTCGCAAAGGTTCAGTGGATTTGGCCATCAATGCCGATTTTGACCCGGTGACGGTCGAAGGCTTGCAAAAAACCGAAGGGCTGAAAGTTGAAATGATTGACGGCACAAACATCACGCATCTGGGCGTCAATCTGCTCGATCCGATTTTGAAAGATACGCGAATTCGTCAGGCATTGGCCTATGGCATTGACCGCGAAGCCATCATCCGCGACGTGCTGCGTGGCCAGGCCAAAGTCGCCAACAGCATTTTGCCGACATCGCAATGGGCCTATGAACCCAACGTCACGAATTACAATTACGACCCGGAACGCGCAAAACAGTTGCTGGATCAAGTCGGGCGAACCGAAAAAGACGGCCAGCGCCTGAAAATTACGCTCAAAACTTCGACGGTTTCCATTGCCAAGAAAACCGCCGAAGCAATTCAGGCTCAACTCGCGCAAATCGGTGTCAAACTCGAAATTCAAACTCTGGAGCGGCAAAAACTGACGCAGGATATGACCGATGGTACCTTTCAGCTTTATCTGAACACTTCCGTCGGCGGCAATCAGAGCACGGATATTTTTGGCTTTATGTATAGCTCGAAATCCGTGCCACCTAACGGCCAAAACCGCATGCGGTACAACAATCTGTTTGTAGACAAATTGATCAGCGAATCCACACTCGCCACACTGGATCGCCGCAAACAAATCTTTTCCGATTTACAGAAAACCTTATCGAACGACCTGCCGCAGATTTATCTGTGGTACCCATCCACCATCGTCGTCCACCGCAATCGAGTCACAAACTTGAAGATCGAACCTTCCGGCGACTGGCAGGTCGTCCGCAATGTGAAGCTCAACTGA
- a CDS encoding WYL domain-containing protein, producing the protein MSHRGDLTERLITILILLAERPHSQQELAQRFGVDGVTIRRNLMELTRHFMIVDDKVGRERVYRFSDNYEFHPPNLTPGELATLLLAQQAIGATGLTAFGTPFGRFGYSLLDKVRAALPKALRAKLDALATIFGSAAVPAKDYSTHTETIDRLTNAAMSQCRIRMRYRTLHSGETKDRLFDPYAVYFDPDGATLKVIGFDHSPHRQTIIPLSIDHIESLTETAETFTRPPDFNLQQFLTDNCFNGIHGEPLTVQLKAHGTTARVFAERRFHPSQRELARTTDAAGNVETITIEMTVARGRGLERFILSWLPDVEVLEPSELRQKITEVLLQATGCFAPPQ; encoded by the coding sequence ATGTCTCATCGTGGAGATTTAACCGAACGCCTAATCACGATTCTCATTCTTTTGGCGGAGCGCCCGCATTCACAACAGGAATTGGCGCAACGGTTTGGCGTTGATGGAGTCACCATCCGCCGTAATCTGATGGAACTGACTCGCCATTTCATGATTGTGGATGACAAAGTCGGGCGCGAGCGGGTTTACCGTTTCAGTGACAACTACGAATTCCATCCGCCAAATCTCACTCCGGGCGAACTCGCCACCTTGCTGCTGGCGCAACAAGCCATCGGGGCCACTGGGCTAACCGCCTTCGGAACGCCGTTTGGCAGATTCGGATATAGCCTGCTCGATAAGGTGCGAGCCGCGTTGCCCAAAGCGCTCCGAGCCAAGCTCGACGCGCTGGCCACAATCTTTGGCTCTGCCGCCGTGCCCGCCAAAGATTATTCCACTCATACAGAAACCATTGACCGATTGACCAACGCTGCCATGAGCCAGTGCCGCATTCGCATGCGATATCGAACATTGCACAGCGGCGAAACCAAAGACCGGCTGTTTGATCCTTATGCTGTTTACTTTGACCCTGATGGGGCGACGCTCAAAGTTATCGGCTTCGACCATTCGCCGCACCGCCAAACCATCATTCCGCTTTCAATAGACCACATCGAATCGTTGACCGAAACCGCTGAGACGTTCACCCGCCCGCCCGATTTCAACCTGCAACAGTTTCTGACCGATAACTGCTTCAACGGTATTCACGGCGAACCGCTGACCGTGCAATTGAAAGCACACGGCACAACCGCCCGCGTTTTTGCCGAACGAAGGTTTCACCCCTCTCAACGCGAACTCGCCCGCACAACCGACGCCGCAGGCAATGTCGAAACCATCACCATCGAAATGACCGTCGCGCGCGGACGCGGTCTGGAACGATTCATTTTGAGCTGGTTACCCGACGTAGAAGTGCTGGAACCATCGGAACTGCGACAGAAGATTACAGAAGTGCTGCTACAAGCGACAGGGTGCTTTGCGCCGCCGCAATAA